One genomic region from Trifolium pratense plastid, complete genome encodes:
- the psaA gene encoding photosystem I P700 chlorophyll a apoprotein A1 codes for MIIRSPEPKVKILVDRDPIKTSFEQWAKPGHFSRTIAKGPDTTTWIWNLHADAHDFDSHTSDLEEISRKVFSAHFGQLSIIFLWLSGMYFHGARFSNYEAWLNDPTHIRPSAQVVWPIVGQEILNGDVGGGFRGIQITSGFFQIWRASGITSELQLYCTAIGALVFAALMLFAGWFHYHKAAPKLAWFQDVESMLNHHLAGLLGLGSLSWAGHQVHVSLPINQFLNAGVDPKEIPLPHEFILNRDLLAQLYPSFAEGATPFFTLNWSKYADFLTFRGGLDPLTGGLWLTDIAHHHLAIAILFLIAGHMYRTNWGIGHGIKDILEAHKGPFTGQGHKGLYEILTTSWHAQLSLNLAMLGSLTIIVAHHMYAMPPYPYLATDYGTQLSLFTHHMWIGGFLIVGAAAHAAIFMVRDYDPTTRYNDLLDRVLRHRDAIISHLNWVCIFLGFHSFGLYIHNDTMSALGRPQDMFSDTAIQLQPVFAQWIQNTHALAPGTTAPGATASTSLTWGGGDLVAVGGKVALLPIPLGTADFLVHHIHAFTIHVTVLILLKGVLFARSSRLIPDKANLGFRFPCDGPGRGGTCQVSAWDHVFLGLFWMYNSISVVIFHFSWKMQSDVWGSINDQGVVTHITGGNFAQSSITVNGWLRDFLWAQASQVIQSYGSSLSAYGLFFLGAHFVWAFSLMFLFSGRGYWQELIESIVWAHNKLKVAPATQPRALSIVQGRAVGVTHYLLGGIATTWAFFLARIIAVG; via the coding sequence ATGATTATTCGTTCGCCGGAACCAAAAGTCAAAATTTTGGTAGATAGGGATCCCATAAAAACTTCTTTCGAGCAATGGGCAAAACCTGGTCATTTCTCAAGAACAATAGCTAAGGGACCCGATACTACTACTTGGATCTGGAACCTACATGCTGATGCTCATGATTTCGATAGCCATACTAGTGATTTAGAGGAGATTTCCCGAAAAGTATTTAGTGCTCATTTCGGCCAACTCTCCATTATCTTTCTTTGGTTGAGTGGCATGTATTTCCATGGTGCTCGTTTTTCCAATTATGAAGCGTGGCTAAACGATCCTACTCACATTCGACCTAGTGCCCAGGTGGTTTGGCCAATAGTAGGCCAAGAAATATTGAATGGTGATGTAGGCGGAGGTTTCCGCGGAATACAAATAACCTCTGGTTTTTTTCAAATTTGGCGAGCATCTGGAATAACTAGTGAATTACAACTCTATTGTACTGCAATTGGTGCATTGGTCTTTGCAGCCTTAATGCTTTTTGCTGGTTGGTTTCATTATCACAAAGCTGCTCCAAAATTGGCTTGGTTCCAAGATGTAGAATCTATGTTGAATCACCATTTGGCAGGGCTACTAGGACTTGGGTCTCTTTCTTGGGCGGGGCATCAAGTACATGTATCTTTACCCATTAACCAATTTCTAAATGCTGGAGTAGATCCCAAAGAGATCCCGCTTCCTCATGAATTTATCTTGAATCGCGATCTTTTGGCACAACTTTATCCAAGTTTTGCCGAGGGAGCAACCCCATTTTTTACCTTGAATTGGTCAAAATACGCAGACTTTCTTACCTTTCGTGGAGGATTAGATCCCCTAACTGGTGGTCTATGGCTGACTGATATTGCACATCATCATTTAGCTATTGCAATTCTTTTTCTCATTGCCGGTCATATGTATAGAACTAACTGGGGTATTGGTCATGGTATAAAAGATATTTTAGAGGCCCATAAAGGTCCATTTACAGGCCAGGGTCATAAAGGTCTATATGAGATCCTAACAACGTCATGGCATGCTCAATTATCTCTTAACCTAGCTATGTTAGGCTCTTTGACCATTATTGTAGCTCACCATATGTATGCTATGCCTCCTTATCCATACCTAGCTACTGACTATGGTACACAACTCTCATTGTTCACACATCACATGTGGATTGGGGGATTTCTCATAGTTGGTGCTGCTGCACATGCAGCCATTTTTATGGTAAGAGACTATGATCCAACTACTCGATACAACGATCTATTAGATCGTGTTCTTAGACATCGCGATGCAATCATATCACATCTCAACTGGGTGTGTATATTTTTAGGTTTTCACAGTTTTGGTTTGTATATTCATAATGATACCATGAGCGCTTTAGGACGCCCTCAAGATATGTTTTCAGATACCGCTATACAATTACAACCTGTCTTTGCTCAATGGATCCAAAATACCCACGCTTTAGCACCTGGCACAACGGCCCCTGGTGCAACAGCAAGCACCAGTTTGACTTGGGGCGGCGGTGATTTAGTGGCAGTCGGCGGCAAAGTAGCTTTGTTACCTATTCCATTAGGAACTGCAGATTTTTTGGTACATCATATTCATGCATTTACAATTCATGTGACGGTATTGATACTCCTAAAAGGTGTTCTATTTGCTCGTAGCTCACGATTGATACCAGATAAAGCAAATCTCGGTTTTCGGTTCCCTTGTGATGGACCGGGAAGAGGGGGGACATGCCAAGTATCCGCTTGGGATCATGTCTTCTTAGGATTATTTTGGATGTACAATTCCATTTCGGTAGTAATATTCCATTTCAGTTGGAAAATGCAGTCAGATGTTTGGGGTAGTATAAATGATCAAGGAGTAGTAACTCATATCACAGGAGGAAACTTTGCGCAGAGTTCGATTACCGTTAATGGGTGGCTCCGCGATTTCTTATGGGCGCAGGCATCCCAGGTAATTCAATCTTACGGTTCCTCATTATCTGCATATGGTCTTTTTTTCTTAGGTGCCCATTTTGTATGGGCTTTTAGTTTAATGTTTCTATTCAGCGGGCGTGGTTATTGGCAAGAACTTATTGAATCCATCGTTTGGGCTCATAATAAATTAAAAGTTGCTCCTGCTACTCAGCCTAGAGCCTTGAGCATTGTACAGGGACGTGCTGTAGGAGTAACCCACTACCTTCTGGGTGGAATTGCCACAACGTGGGCATTCTTCTTAGCAAGAATTATTGCAGTAGGATAA
- the psbD gene encoding photosystem II protein D2: protein MTIALGKFTKDQNDLFDIVDDWLRRDRFVFVGWSGLLLFPCAYFAVGGWFTGTTFVTSWYTHGLASSYLEGCNFLTAAVSTPANSLAHSLLLLWGPEAQGDFTRWCQLGGLWTFVALHGAFGLIGFMLRQFELARSVQLRPYNAIAFSGPIAVFVSVFLIYPLGQSGWFFAPSFGVAAIFRFILFFQGFHNWTLNPFHMMGVAGVLGAALLCAIHGATVENTLFEDGDGANTFRAFNPTQAEETYSMVTANRFWSQIFGVAFSNKRWLHFFMLFVPVTGLWMSALGVVGLALNLRAYDFVSQEIRAAEDPEFETFYTKNILLNEGIRAWMAAQDQPHENLIFPEEVLPRGNAL from the coding sequence ATGACTATAGCTCTTGGTAAATTTACCAAAGATCAAAATGATTTATTTGATATTGTGGATGACTGGTTACGGAGGGACCGTTTTGTTTTTGTGGGTTGGTCCGGTCTATTACTCTTTCCTTGCGCCTATTTTGCCGTGGGGGGTTGGTTCACAGGTACCACCTTTGTAACTTCATGGTATACTCATGGATTGGCAAGTTCCTATTTGGAAGGTTGTAACTTCTTAACTGCGGCAGTCTCTACTCCTGCTAATAGTTTAGCACATTCTTTGTTGTTACTGTGGGGTCCTGAAGCACAGGGAGATTTTACCCGTTGGTGTCAATTAGGTGGTCTGTGGACTTTTGTTGCTCTTCACGGTGCTTTCGGATTAATAGGTTTTATGTTACGTCAATTTGAACTTGCTCGATCTGTTCAATTGCGGCCTTATAATGCAATCGCATTCTCCGGTCCAATTGCTGTTTTTGTTTCTGTATTCCTGATTTATCCACTGGGTCAGTCTGGTTGGTTCTTTGCACCTAGTTTTGGGGTAGCAGCTATATTTCGATTCATTCTCTTTTTCCAAGGGTTTCATAATTGGACATTAAACCCATTTCATATGATGGGAGTTGCTGGTGTATTGGGCGCTGCCCTATTATGTGCTATTCATGGCGCTACCGTAGAAAATACCTTATTTGAAGATGGTGATGGTGCAAATACATTCCGTGCTTTTAACCCAACCCAAGCGGAAGAAACTTATTCAATGGTCACCGCTAACCGCTTTTGGTCCCAAATCTTTGGGGTTGCTTTTTCCAATAAACGTTGGTTACATTTCTTTATGTTATTTGTCCCAGTAACTGGTTTATGGATGAGTGCTCTTGGAGTAGTCGGTCTGGCCCTGAACCTACGTGCCTATGACTTCGTTTCTCAAGAAATCCGCGCAGCGGAAGATCCTGAATTTGAGACTTTCTACACCAAAAATATTCTCTTAAACGAAGGTATTCGTGCGTGGATGGCGGCTCAAGATCAGCCTCATGAAAACCTTATATTCCCTGAGGAGGTTCTACCACGTGGAAACGCTCTTTAA
- the psaB gene encoding photosystem I P700 chlorophyll a apoprotein A2 — protein MALRFPRFSQGLAQDPTTRRIWFGIATAHDFESHDDITEERLYQNIFASHFGQLAIIFLWTSGNLFHVAWQGNFEAWVQDPLHVRPIAHAIWDPHFGQPAVEAFTRGGALGPVNIAYSGVYQWWYTIGLRTNDDLYTGALFLLFLSVIALLAGWLHLQPKWKPSVSWFKNAESRLNHHLSGLFGVSSLAWAGHLVHVAIPGSRGETVRWNNFLSVLPHPQGLGPLFTGQWNLYAQNPDSSSHLFSTSQGAGTAILTLLGGFHPQTQSLWLTDMAHHHLAIAILFLIAGHMYRTNFGIGHSIKDILEAHIPPGGRLGRGHKGLYDTINNSIHFQLGLALASLGVITSLVAQHMYSLPAYAFIAQDFTTQAALYTHHQYIAGFIMTGAFAHGAIFFIRDYNPEQNEDNVLARMLEHKEAIISHLSWASLFLGFHTLGLYVHNDVMLAFGTPEKQILIEPIFAQWIQSAHGKTSYGFDVLLSSTNSPALNAGRSIWLPGWLNAINENSNSLFLTIGPGDFLVHHAIALGLHTTTLILVKGALDARGSKLMPDKKDFGYSFPCDGPGRGGTCDISAWDAFYLAVFWMLNTIGWVTFYWHWKHITLWQGNVSQFNESSTYLMGWLRDYLWLNSSQLINGYNPFGMNSLSVWAWMFLFGHLVWATGFMFLISWRGYWQELIETLAWAHERTPLANLIRWRDKPVALSIVQARLVGLVHFSVGYIFTYAAFLIASTSGKFG, from the coding sequence ATGGCATTAAGATTTCCAAGGTTTAGCCAAGGCTTAGCTCAGGACCCCACTACTCGTCGTATTTGGTTTGGTATTGCTACCGCACATGACTTCGAGAGTCATGATGATATTACCGAGGAACGTCTTTATCAGAACATTTTTGCTTCTCATTTCGGACAATTAGCAATCATTTTTCTGTGGACTTCCGGGAATCTCTTTCATGTAGCTTGGCAAGGAAATTTTGAGGCATGGGTACAGGATCCTTTACATGTAAGACCTATTGCTCATGCAATTTGGGATCCCCATTTTGGTCAACCGGCTGTCGAAGCTTTTACTCGAGGGGGTGCTCTTGGCCCGGTGAATATCGCCTATTCCGGTGTTTATCAGTGGTGGTATACAATCGGTTTACGTACTAATGACGATCTTTATACTGGAGCTCTTTTTCTATTATTTCTTTCTGTCATAGCCTTACTAGCAGGCTGGTTACACCTACAACCGAAATGGAAACCGAGCGTTTCGTGGTTTAAAAATGCCGAATCCCGCCTTAATCATCATTTGTCAGGACTATTTGGAGTCAGTTCCTTAGCTTGGGCAGGGCATTTAGTCCATGTTGCTATTCCAGGATCCAGAGGAGAAACTGTTCGATGGAATAATTTCTTAAGTGTATTGCCACACCCTCAAGGATTAGGTCCACTTTTTACAGGTCAGTGGAATCTTTATGCTCAAAACCCCGATTCGAGTAGTCATTTATTTAGTACTTCGCAAGGCGCGGGAACTGCCATTCTAACACTTCTTGGGGGATTCCACCCTCAAACGCAAAGTTTATGGCTGACCGATATGGCACATCATCATTTAGCTATTGCAATTCTTTTTCTCATTGCCGGTCATATGTATAGAACTAACTTCGGGATTGGGCACAGTATAAAAGATATTTTAGAAGCGCATATTCCTCCGGGGGGTAGATTGGGGCGTGGACATAAAGGTCTTTATGACACAATCAATAATTCAATTCATTTTCAATTAGGCCTTGCTTTAGCCTCGTTAGGGGTCATTACTTCTTTGGTAGCTCAACACATGTACTCTTTACCTGCTTATGCGTTTATAGCACAAGACTTTACCACTCAAGCTGCGTTATATACTCATCATCAATACATTGCAGGATTTATTATGACAGGGGCTTTTGCTCATGGAGCTATCTTTTTTATTAGAGATTACAATCCCGAACAGAATGAGGATAATGTATTGGCAAGAATGTTAGAGCACAAAGAAGCTATCATATCCCATTTAAGTTGGGCCAGCCTATTTCTGGGGTTCCATACTTTGGGACTTTATGTCCATAATGATGTCATGCTTGCTTTTGGCACTCCGGAGAAACAAATCTTGATCGAACCTATATTTGCCCAATGGATACAATCTGCTCATGGGAAAACTTCATATGGGTTCGATGTACTTTTATCTTCAACGAATAGTCCGGCGCTCAATGCGGGGCGAAGCATATGGTTGCCTGGATGGTTAAATGCTATTAATGAGAATAGTAATTCTCTATTCTTAACAATAGGGCCTGGAGACTTCTTGGTTCATCATGCTATTGCTCTTGGTTTACATACAACTACATTAATCTTAGTAAAAGGTGCTTTGGATGCGCGCGGTTCCAAGTTAATGCCGGATAAAAAGGATTTTGGTTATAGTTTTCCTTGCGATGGTCCGGGACGAGGTGGTACTTGTGATATTTCGGCTTGGGACGCATTTTATTTAGCAGTTTTCTGGATGTTAAATACCATTGGATGGGTTACTTTTTATTGGCATTGGAAGCACATTACATTATGGCAGGGTAATGTTTCACAATTTAACGAATCTTCGACCTATTTGATGGGATGGTTAAGAGATTATCTATGGTTAAATTCTTCACAACTTATCAATGGATATAACCCTTTTGGTATGAATAGTTTATCAGTCTGGGCGTGGATGTTCTTATTTGGACATCTTGTTTGGGCTACTGGATTTATGTTCTTAATCTCATGGCGCGGATATTGGCAAGAATTGATTGAAACTTTAGCATGGGCTCATGAACGCACACCTTTGGCGAATTTGATTCGATGGAGAGATAAACCAGTGGCTCTTTCCATTGTGCAAGCAAGATTGGTTGGATTAGTCCACTTTTCGGTAGGTTATATATTTACTTATGCAGCTTTCTTGATTGCCTCTACATCAGGTAAATTTGGTTAA
- the psbZ gene encoding photosystem II protein Z — protein sequence MTIAFQLAVFALIVTSSILLISVPVVFASPDGWSSNKNVVFSGTSLWIGLVFLVGILNSLIS from the coding sequence ATGACTATTGCTTTTCAATTAGCTGTTTTTGCATTAATTGTTACTTCATCCATTTTATTGATTAGTGTACCTGTTGTATTTGCTTCTCCCGATGGTTGGTCAAGTAACAAAAATGTTGTATTTTCCGGTACATCCTTATGGATTGGATTAGTATTTCTAGTGGGTATTCTTAATTCTCTCATCTCTTGA
- the rps7 gene encoding ribosomal protein S7: protein MSRRGTAEKKTTKFDPIYRNRVVNMLVNRIMKHGKKSLAYQIIYRALKRIQKKTKTNPLSVLRQAIRRVTPKIAVKAKRASGSTRQFPVEIGSRQGKALAIRWLLGASRKRPGRNMAFKLSSELVDAAKGSGDAIRKKEETRRMAEANRSLAHFR from the coding sequence ATGTCACGGCGAGGTACTGCAGAAAAAAAAACCACAAAATTCGATCCAATTTATCGTAATCGAGTAGTTAACATGCTGGTTAACCGTATTATGAAACACGGAAAAAAATCACTGGCTTATCAAATTATCTATCGAGCTTTGAAAAGGATTCAAAAAAAGACAAAAACAAATCCACTATCTGTTTTACGTCAAGCAATACGTAGGGTAACTCCCAAAATAGCAGTAAAAGCAAAACGTGCAAGCGGATCGACTCGTCAATTTCCCGTTGAAATAGGATCCAGACAAGGAAAAGCACTTGCCATTCGTTGGTTATTAGGGGCATCCCGAAAACGTCCGGGTCGAAATATGGCTTTCAAACTAAGTTCCGAGTTAGTGGATGCTGCCAAAGGGAGTGGCGATGCCATACGCAAAAAGGAAGAGACTCGTAGAATGGCGGAGGCAAATAGATCTTTAGCACATTTTCGTTAA
- the psbC gene encoding photosystem II 44 kDa protein has product MKTLYSLRRFYHVETLFNGTLALTGRDQETTGFAWWAGNARLINLSGKLLGAHVAHAGLIVFWAGAMNLFEVAHFVPEKPMYEQGLILLPHLATLGWGVGPGGEVIDTFPYFVSGVLHLISSAVLGFGGIYHALLGPETLEESFPFFGYVWKDRNKMTTILGIHLILLGIGAFLLVFKAFYFGGIYDTWAPGGGDVRKITNLTLSPSIIFGYLLKSPFGGEGWIVSVDDLEDIIGGHVWLGSICILGGIWHILTKPFAWARRALVWSGEAYLSYSLAALSVFGFIACCFVWFNNTAYPSEFYGPTGPEASQAQAFTFLVRDQRLGANVGSAQGPTGLGKYLMRSPTGEVIFGGETMRFWDLRAPWLEPLRGPNGLDLSRLKKDIQPWQERRSAEYMTHAPLGSLNSVGGVATEINAVNYVSPRSWLATSHFVLGFFLFVGHLWHAGRARAAAAGFEKGIDRDLEPVLSMTPLN; this is encoded by the coding sequence ATGAAAACCTTATATTCCCTGAGGAGGTTCTACCACGTGGAAACGCTCTTTAATGGAACTTTAGCCTTAACTGGTCGTGACCAAGAAACTACCGGTTTTGCTTGGTGGGCCGGGAATGCCCGACTTATCAATTTATCCGGTAAACTACTGGGGGCCCATGTAGCGCATGCCGGATTAATAGTATTCTGGGCCGGAGCAATGAACCTATTTGAAGTAGCTCATTTCGTACCCGAGAAGCCCATGTATGAACAAGGTTTAATTTTACTTCCCCATCTAGCTACTCTAGGTTGGGGGGTAGGTCCTGGAGGGGAAGTTATAGACACCTTTCCATACTTTGTGTCTGGAGTACTTCACTTAATTTCCTCTGCGGTATTGGGCTTTGGGGGTATTTATCATGCACTTCTGGGACCTGAGACTCTTGAAGAATCTTTTCCATTCTTTGGTTATGTATGGAAAGATAGAAATAAAATGACTACTATTTTAGGTATTCACTTAATTTTGTTAGGTATCGGGGCTTTTCTTCTAGTATTTAAAGCTTTTTATTTTGGAGGTATATATGATACCTGGGCTCCGGGAGGGGGAGATGTAAGAAAAATTACTAACTTAACCCTTAGTCCAAGTATCATATTTGGTTATTTACTAAAATCTCCTTTTGGCGGAGAGGGGTGGATTGTTAGTGTGGACGATTTGGAAGACATAATTGGAGGGCATGTATGGTTGGGTTCCATTTGTATACTTGGTGGAATCTGGCATATCTTAACCAAACCCTTTGCATGGGCTCGGCGTGCACTAGTCTGGTCTGGAGAAGCTTACTTGTCTTATAGTTTAGCCGCTTTATCCGTTTTTGGTTTTATAGCTTGTTGCTTTGTCTGGTTTAATAATACTGCTTATCCTAGTGAGTTTTATGGTCCCACTGGACCGGAAGCTTCTCAAGCTCAAGCATTTACTTTTCTTGTTAGAGACCAACGTCTTGGAGCTAATGTAGGATCTGCTCAAGGACCTACCGGTTTAGGTAAATATCTAATGCGTTCTCCGACCGGAGAAGTCATTTTTGGGGGAGAAACTATGCGTTTTTGGGATCTGCGTGCTCCTTGGTTAGAACCTCTAAGAGGTCCTAATGGTTTGGACTTGAGTAGACTGAAAAAAGACATACAGCCTTGGCAAGAACGTCGTTCCGCAGAATATATGACTCATGCTCCCTTAGGTTCTTTAAATTCCGTGGGTGGCGTAGCTACAGAAATTAATGCAGTCAATTATGTGTCTCCTAGAAGTTGGTTAGCTACTTCTCATTTTGTTCTAGGATTCTTCCTATTCGTAGGTCATTTATGGCACGCGGGAAGAGCTCGGGCAGCGGCCGCAGGATTTGAAAAAGGAATTGATCGAGATTTAGAGCCTGTTCTTTCCATGACTCCTCTTAATTGA
- the ndhB gene encoding NADH dehydrogenase subunit 2 — MKAFHLLLFDGSFIFPELILVFGVILLLMIDSTSHQKDISWFYFISSTSLVMSITALLFRWREEPLINFSGNFQTNNFNEIFQFLILLSSTLCIPLSVEYIECTEMAITEFLLFILTATLGGMFLCSANDLITIFVALECFSLCSYLLSGYTKKDVRSNEATMKYLLMGGASSSILVHGFSWLYGLSGGEIELQEIVNGLINTQMYNSPGISIALIFITVGIGFKLSPAPSHQWTPDVYEGSPTPVVAFLSVTSKVAASASATRILDIPFYFSSNEWHLLLEILAILSMILGNLIAITQTSIKRMLAYSSIGQMGYVIIGIIVGDSNGGYASMITYMLFYISMNLGTFACIVLFGLRTGTDNIRDYAGLYTKDPFLALSLALCLLSLGGLPPLAGFFGKLYLFWCGWQAGLYFLVSIGLLTSVVSIYYYLKIIKLLMTGRNQEITSHVRNYRRSPVRSNNSIEWSMIICVIASTIPGISMNPILEIAQDTLF; from the exons ATGAAAGCCTTTCATTTGCTTCTTTTCGATGGAAGTTTTATTTTTCCGGAATTAATCCTCGTTTTTGGTGTAATTCTTCTTCTGATGATCGATTCAACCTCTCATCAAAAAGATATATCTTGGTTCTATTTTATCTCTTCAACAAGTTTAGTAATGAGCATAACGGCGCTGTTGTTCCGATGGAGAGAAGAACCCCTGATTAATTTTTCGGGAAATTTCCAAACGAACAATTTCAACGAAATCTTTCAATTTCTTATTTTACTATCTTCAACTCTATGTATTCCTCTATCCGTAGAGTACATTGAATGTACAGAAATGGCTATAACAGAGTTTCTGTTATTCATATTAACGGCTACTCTAGGAGGAATGTTTTTATGCAGCGCTAACGATTTAATAACTATCTTTGTAGCTCTAGAATGTTTCAGTTTATGCTCCTATCTACTATCTGGGTATACAAAGAAAGATGTACGGTCTAATGAGGCTACTATGAAATATTTACTCATGGGTGGGGCAAGTTCTTCTATTCTGGTTCATGGTTTCTCTTGGCTATATGGTTTATCCGGGGGAGAGATAGAGCTTCAAGAAATAGTGAATGGTCTTATCAATACACAAATGTATAACTCCCCAGGAATTTCAATTGCGCTTATATTCATCACTGTAGGAATTGGGTTCAAGCTTTCCCCAGCCCCTTCTCATCAATGGACGCCTGACGTATATGAAGGA TCTCCCACTCCAGTCGTTGCTTTTCTTTCTGTTACTTCGAAAGTAGCTGCTTCAGCTTCAGCCACCCGAATTTTGGATATTCCTTTTTATTTCTCATCAAACGAATGGCATCTTCTTCTAGAAATCCTAGCTATTCTTAGCATGATATTAGGGAATCTCATTGCTATTACCCAAACAAGCATCAAACGTATGCTTGCCTATTCGTCCATAGGTCAAATGGGATATGTAATTATTGGAATAATTGTTGGAGACTCAAATGGTGGATATGCAAGCATGATAACTTATATGCTGTTCTATATCTCCATGAATCTGGGAACTTTTGCTTGCATTGTGTTATTTGGTCTACGTACCGGAACTGATAACATTCGAGATTATGCCGGATTATACACGAAAGATCCTTTTTTGGCTCTTTCTTTAGCCCTATGTCTCTTATCCTTAGGAGGTCTTCCTCCACTAGCAGGTTTTTTCGGAAAACTTTATTTATTCTGGTGTGGATGGCAAGCAGGCCTATATTTCTTGGTTTCAATAGGACTTCTTACAAGCGTTGTTTCTATCTACTATTATCTAAAAATAATTAAGTTATTAATGACTGGACGAAACCAAGAAATAACTTCTCACGTGCGAAATTATAGAAGGTCTCCCGTAAGATCAAACAATTCCATCGAATGGAGTATGATTATATGTGTGATAGCATCTACTATACCAGGAATATCAATGAACCCTATTCTTGAAATTGCTCAGGATACCCTTTTTTAG
- the rps14 gene encoding ribosomal protein S14: MAKKSLIEREKKRQKLEQKYHLIRRSPQKERRKARSLSEKWEIQAKLEALPRNSAPTRLRRRCFLTGRPRANYRDFGLSRHVLREMVHEGLLPGATRSSW, from the coding sequence ATGGCAAAGAAAAGTTTGATTGAGAGGGAGAAGAAGAGGCAAAAATTAGAACAAAAATATCATTTGATTCGACGATCCCCCCAAAAAGAAAGAAGGAAAGCTCGGTCGTTAAGTGAGAAATGGGAAATTCAGGCAAAGTTAGAGGCACTACCGCGTAATAGTGCACCTACACGTCTTCGTCGACGTTGTTTTTTGACCGGAAGGCCGAGAGCTAATTATCGAGACTTTGGATTATCTAGACATGTACTTCGTGAAATGGTTCACGAAGGTTTGTTGCCCGGTGCAACAAGATCGAGTTGGTAA